In Rutidosis leptorrhynchoides isolate AG116_Rl617_1_P2 chromosome 2, CSIRO_AGI_Rlap_v1, whole genome shotgun sequence, one genomic interval encodes:
- the LOC139890652 gene encoding probable 1-deoxy-D-xylulose-5-phosphate synthase 2, chloroplastic, which produces MASCGALKGTFLVSPLAQDGYSSCSSVRNRSTNATRQSSNRKFTGIMAVLNDKASNEIVRVNGANGSFAISVRYSGEKPATPILDTINYPISMKSLSVEELENLAEELREEIVYRVSETGGHLSSNLGVAELTVALHHVFNTPSDKIIWDVGHQSYPHKILTGRRSRMGTMRQTSGLAGFPKRDESEHDAFGAGHSSTSISAGLGMAVGRDLLGKDNHVISVIGDGAMTAGQAYEAMNNAGYLDSNLIIILNDNRQVSLPTATLDGPAPPVGALSRSLTRLQTSRKFRQLREAAKEVTKKLGDKTHEVAAKMDSYMRGLMGGNTACMFEDLGLYYVGPVDGHNVEDLVYVLDSIKSTPDAGPVLVHVVTEKGKGYPPAEIAADKMHGVVKFNTQSGKQLKTKTNTLSYTQYFANSLVAEAERDDKIVAIHAAMGGGTGLNTFQKRFPKRCFDVGIAEQHAVTFAAGLATEGLKPFVAIYSSFLQRGYDQVVHDVDLQKLPVRFALDRAGLVGADGPTHCGAFDTTFMACLPNMVVMAPSNESELMNMVATAAAIDDRPSCFRFPRGNGVGSFIPPNNKGTPIEVGKGKVLKEGSRVALLGYGTIVQSCLAASELLQAHGISVTVANARFCKPLDGNLIKKLANEHEVLVTLEEGSIGGFSSHVSHFLASNGLLDGNLKWRAMTLPDRYIEHGAQPNQIEEAGLTPKHIAATVLSLVGKTNDGLHLLNF; this is translated from the exons ATGGCTTCTTGTGGTGCTTTAAAGGGTACGTTTTTGGTATCACCTTTAGCTCAAGATGGTTACAGTAGTTGTTCTAGTGTTCGAAACCGATCGACTAATGCAACTAGGCAGTCAAGCAATCGAAAG TTCACAGGGATCATGGCTGTTTTAAACGATAAGGCGAGTAATGAAATTGTACGTGTGAATGGAGCGAACGGGAGCTTTGCAATCTCAGTTAGATACTCAGGGGAGAAACCAGCCACGCCTATCTTGGATACCATAAATTATCCAATTAGTATGAAGAGTCTTTCTGTTGAG GAGCTTGAAAATTTGGCTGAAGAACTGAGAGAAGAAATTGTTTATAGAGTTTCTGAGACCGGAGGTCACTTGAGCTCGAACTTGGGAGTGGCTGAGTTAACCGTTGCGCTCCACCATGTATTCAACACCCCGAGCGACAAGATTATTTGGGATGTTGGCCACCAG TCGTACCCACATAAGATACTGACGGGAAGGAGGTCGAGAATGGGGACGATGCGACAAACGAGCGGACTCGCAGGCTTCCCTAAAAGAGACGAAAGTGAACATGACGCTTTTGGTGCTGGTCATAGCTCTACTAGCATTTCTGCTGGTTTAG gaaTGGCTGTTGGTAGAGACTTGTTAGGAAAGGATAATCATGTAATTTCAGTTATTGGTGATGGAGCCATGACTGCAGGACAAGCTTATGAAGCTATGAACAATGCTGGTTACCTTGACTCTAATCTCATTATAATCTTAAACGATAATCGACAAGTTTCCTTACCCACCGCTACTCTTGATGGTCCCGCTCCACCCGTTGGGGCCCTCAGTCGATCCCTAACAAGGCTCCAAACTAGCAGGAAGTTTCGCCAACTACGTGAAGCAGCAAAG GAAGTGACTAAGAAATTGGGGGATAAAACACATGAAGTTGCAGCCAAAATGGACTCATACATGAGGGGACTGATGGGTGGTAATACGGCTTGCATGTTTGAAGACCTCGGGCTCTACTACGTGGGTCCAGTAGACGGACATAACGTTGAAGATCTTGTGTACGTTCTCGATAGCATCAAGTCGACGCCAGATGCAGGACCTGTTCTTGTCCATGTTGTTACTGAAAAAGGCAAAGGCTACCCTCCTGCAGAAATTGCAGCCGATAAAATGCACG GTGTAGTAAAATTTAACACGCAGTCAGGGAAACAGTTGAAAACGAAGACTAATACTTTGTCATATACGCAATATTTTGCTAATTCGTTGGTTGCTGAGGCTGAAAGAGATGATAAAATAGTGGCTATTCACGCGGCTATGGGAGGAGGAACGGGTCTCAACACATTTCAAAAGCGGTTTCCTAAGAGATGTTTTGATGTTGGCATAGCAGAGCAGCATGCTGTCACGTTTGCTGCTGGTTTAGCGACCGAAGGGCTTAAACCATTTGTTGCTATTTATTCGTCTTTCCTTCAAAGAGGTTATGATCAA GTGGTTCATGATGTTGATTTGCAAAAACTACCGGTGAGATTTGCGTTGGATAGGGCTGGTTTGGTAGGAGCAGATGGTCCAACTCATTGTGGTGCATTTGATACAACTTTCATGGCTTGTTTACCAAACATGGTAGTTATGGCTCCTTCAAATGAGTCCGAGCTAATGAACATGGTTGCGACAGCTGCAGCCATTGACGATCGTCCTAGCTGCTTTAGATTTCCGAGAGGCAACGGCGTTGGTTCTTTCATCCCACCAAATAACAAAGGAACCCCAATTGAG gTTGGAAAGGGAAAAGTACTTAAGGAAGGAAGTAGAGTGGCCTTATTAGGCTATGGAACCATAGTGCAAAGTTGTTTAGCCGCAAGCGAACTTCTTCAAGCTCATGGTATCTCAGTGACTGTAGCAAACGCACGATTCTGCAAGCCGCTCGATGGAAACTTGATCAAAAAACTAGCGAATGAGCATGAGGTCCTTGTCACACTCGAAGAAGGATCTATAGGAGGATTTAGCTCACACGTTTCTCATTTTTTGGCCTCAAATGGATTACTTGATGGAAACCTTAAG TGGAGAGCAATGACGTTGCCTGATCGATACATTGAGCATGGTGCACAACCGAACCAGATTGAGGAAGCAGGTCTCACACCAAAGCATATTGCAGCAACTGTTCTATCACTGGTTGGCAAGACCAATGACGGTCTCCATCTTctcaatttctaa